Proteins from a single region of Limosilactobacillus fermentum:
- a CDS encoding AzlD domain-containing protein, with protein MNSINLAEAQSLIPSHHNLTYHLIVIVISAIAAFVPRYFPMRFFTNRKIPEWFNEWMKYVPISLFTALVIKGIFITSDYSLVQDHVKLLGNLAIYGHASQIVAAILVAITAYFTRSMAASVLVGLVGVWALGLFL; from the coding sequence ATGAATTCAATTAACCTGGCGGAAGCACAGTCGTTGATTCCGAGCCACCACAACCTAACTTACCACCTGATCGTGATCGTGATTTCGGCGATCGCCGCCTTTGTGCCGCGGTACTTCCCGATGCGGTTCTTCACCAACCGTAAGATTCCGGAGTGGTTTAACGAATGGATGAAGTACGTGCCGATCAGCCTCTTCACCGCCCTGGTCATCAAGGGGATCTTCATCACCTCGGATTACAGCTTGGTGCAAGACCACGTTAAGTTGCTGGGCAACCTAGCCATTTACGGCCACGCCAGTCAAATCGTGGCGGCCATTCTCGTGGCGATCACCGCCTACTTCACCCGCTCGATGGCGGCCTCCGTTCTGGTCGGCCTGGTGGGTGTCTGGGCGCTGGGCCTGTTTTTATAA
- a CDS encoding alpha/beta hydrolase, whose translation MMTTAYLIHGTSTRDDDWFPWLEEALAPAVKLERLWLPNPFAPMQAAWDSALEDQIKPADGLTLVAYSLGCVTALRYLARHPEIKGANLVLVGAFVDPLPTYPSLDAYMAGELDLKEVGRVMG comes from the coding sequence ATGATGACCACTGCTTACTTAATTCACGGCACCTCAACGCGCGATGACGACTGGTTTCCCTGGCTAGAGGAGGCCCTGGCCCCGGCCGTTAAACTCGAGCGGCTTTGGCTTCCCAACCCGTTTGCGCCGATGCAGGCGGCCTGGGACAGCGCCCTGGAGGATCAAATCAAACCAGCAGACGGACTGACCCTAGTGGCCTACAGCCTCGGGTGCGTAACGGCGCTGCGCTATTTAGCCCGCCACCCGGAAATCAAGGGTGCCAACCTGGTCTTGGTGGGCGCCTTCGTTGACCCGCTGCCGACTTACCCGAGCCTCGATGCTTACATGGCCGGCGAACTGGATTTAAAAGAAGTGGGCCGGGTGATGGGCTAG